The proteins below are encoded in one region of Halalkalicoccus jeotgali B3:
- a CDS encoding carbohydrate ABC transporter permease, protein MATETETRTRTEGEQDDDAGPFKRWVSGSISQPGRAYRPMFWLVTIFFLVTTLFPFYWLLMVALTPEGQLQDVLFTPNGFNPGVFVEIFQILPFHRYMFNSFVIATVTTAFVLVVASLAGYVFGRLRFPGKSPLMLLVLLVSFFPPAAFFIPLNDLFNANIDILEPVLSNGSLYNTPYALVIPMSALFMPLAIFILTTFYSQIPDGLEDAARVEGTTRLGALFRVIIPLSAPGVATAGVLTFIGVYNEFFFSFLMTDGQPQNWAPVLQGILGFQGQYQTLYNAMAAASIVAVLPMAILVVVAQEKIVSGLTAGGLKE, encoded by the coding sequence ATGGCAACTGAAACGGAGACGAGGACACGGACGGAAGGCGAACAGGACGACGACGCGGGGCCGTTCAAGCGATGGGTTTCGGGGTCGATCTCGCAGCCCGGACGGGCCTACCGGCCGATGTTCTGGCTCGTGACGATCTTCTTCCTCGTTACGACGCTGTTTCCCTTCTACTGGCTGTTGATGGTGGCGCTGACGCCCGAGGGCCAGCTCCAGGACGTGCTGTTTACGCCCAACGGCTTCAACCCCGGCGTGTTCGTTGAGATCTTCCAGATCCTGCCGTTTCACCGCTACATGTTCAACAGCTTCGTGATCGCGACGGTGACGACCGCCTTCGTCCTCGTGGTGGCGAGCCTCGCGGGGTACGTCTTCGGGCGGCTGCGCTTTCCGGGGAAGAGCCCGCTCATGTTACTGGTCTTGCTGGTGTCGTTTTTCCCGCCGGCGGCGTTTTTCATCCCGCTGAACGACCTGTTCAACGCGAACATCGACATCCTCGAACCGGTCCTCTCGAACGGGAGTCTCTACAACACGCCCTACGCGCTGGTCATCCCGATGTCGGCGCTGTTCATGCCGCTTGCGATCTTCATTCTCACGACCTTCTACAGCCAGATCCCTGACGGGCTCGAAGACGCCGCCCGAGTCGAGGGAACCACCCGACTCGGCGCGCTGTTTCGGGTGATCATCCCGCTCTCGGCGCCGGGCGTCGCCACCGCGGGCGTGCTGACCTTCATCGGCGTCTACAACGAGTTCTTCTTCTCGTTTCTGATGACCGACGGACAGCCCCAGAACTGGGCCCCGGTCCTGCAGGGGATCCTCGGGTTCCAGGGACAGTACCAGACGCTGTACAACGCGATGGCCGCGGCGTCGATCGTCGCGGTGTTGCCGATGGCGATCCTCGTGGTCGTCGCACAGGAGAAGATCGTTAGCGGACTCACTGCGGGCGGACTCAAGGAGTAA
- a CDS encoding ABC transporter ATP-binding protein, translating into MANVTLDGVTKRYEDVTAVDDMNMEIGDGEFVTFVGPSGCGKSTTMETIAGLTKPTEGHVYIGERDVTNLPPKDRGIAMVFQNIALFPHMDVYDNISFGLRIRNHEKSDIDRRVEEAAEIVQLDGMMHRMPEEMSGGQRQRVAIARALVREPDVFLMDEPLANLDAKLRVHMRTELQRLHRRLDTTIIYVTHDQAEAMTMSDRIAVINAGKLQQIAPPLTCYNEPANRFVAGFIGSPSMNFVDAEVTNDGLESENFTIEFDPSTTDGLAPGDRVTVGVRPEDVYLERTADGVEHPTGLIDARTDVLEPMGNEVFVYLVTGDDTETSMEIEGGATTDDQLLMSVDPDTRIDVDEDVEVVLDRSRIHLFDYETGDALRHGLVDIASAGSGTPERGVGDSD; encoded by the coding sequence ATGGCAAACGTAACACTCGACGGAGTCACGAAACGGTACGAGGACGTAACGGCAGTCGATGACATGAACATGGAGATCGGGGACGGGGAGTTCGTCACCTTCGTTGGTCCCTCCGGCTGTGGGAAGTCGACCACGATGGAGACGATCGCCGGGTTGACTAAGCCCACCGAGGGCCATGTCTACATCGGCGAGCGCGACGTAACCAACCTCCCGCCCAAGGACAGGGGGATCGCGATGGTGTTCCAGAACATCGCCCTGTTTCCCCATATGGACGTCTACGACAACATCAGCTTCGGGCTGCGGATCCGCAACCACGAGAAATCCGACATCGATCGGCGCGTCGAGGAGGCCGCCGAGATCGTCCAGCTCGACGGGATGATGCACCGGATGCCCGAGGAGATGTCCGGCGGCCAGCGCCAGCGCGTCGCGATCGCCCGTGCGCTCGTCCGGGAGCCCGACGTGTTCCTGATGGACGAGCCACTCGCGAACCTCGACGCCAAGCTCCGTGTGCACATGCGCACGGAGCTCCAGCGACTCCACCGCCGGCTCGACACCACGATCATCTACGTCACTCACGACCAGGCAGAAGCGATGACGATGTCCGACCGGATCGCGGTGATCAACGCCGGGAAGCTCCAGCAGATCGCCCCGCCGCTGACCTGTTATAACGAACCGGCAAACCGCTTCGTCGCGGGTTTTATCGGGTCGCCCTCGATGAACTTCGTCGACGCCGAGGTCACCAACGACGGGCTCGAAAGCGAGAACTTCACCATCGAGTTCGATCCCTCAACGACTGACGGACTCGCCCCCGGCGATCGCGTAACCGTCGGCGTCAGACCCGAGGACGTCTACCTCGAACGTACCGCCGACGGCGTCGAACATCCCACGGGGCTGATCGACGCCCGAACCGACGTTCTCGAACCGATGGGCAACGAGGTGTTCGTCTACCTCGTCACTGGCGACGACACCGAGACCAGCATGGAAATCGAGGGCGGCGCCACGACCGACGACCAACTGCTGATGAGCGTCGATCCCGACACTCGAATCGACGTCGACGAGGACGTCGAAGTCGTCCTCGACCGCTCGCGGATCCACCTCTTCGACTACGAAACCGGCGATGCGCTGCGCCACGGGCTCGTCGATATCGCCAGCGCCGGCTCGGGGACACCCGAACGCGGCGTCGGCGACAGCGACTGA
- a CDS encoding Gfo/Idh/MocA family protein, producing the protein MNDPRDVKIGVIGLGNIGRYHADRLRSYGAEIVGGMDVLPEARERFGRDYGVAIYEDHEELYSVADAIIVTTPNKFHEEYAVSALEAGLDVLLEKPLAHSVESAERIAAAAQSSEGFCMVGFHNRYLPSIEVLTTERDRGRFGDLSHVEANYIRRRGIPGRGSWFTSREIAGGGALIDIGVHALDLALYVLDFPEIAEVSGVARSEFGTREDYTYLQMWGDDAGHERFDVEDSVSAFIRCVDGQTISLEVAWAANRPTDNEFVVRGSDAGARFDRASGDMTIYETSADGSPHFNDTQVKTRERDAHAAEQETFLQAVAAGEPPERNTVEQGLLVQRVIDAIYRSSEKGRTITFDERPLVAE; encoded by the coding sequence ATGAACGATCCACGAGACGTTAAGATCGGGGTCATCGGCCTCGGAAACATCGGTCGCTACCACGCCGACCGACTGCGTAGCTACGGGGCGGAGATCGTGGGCGGGATGGACGTGCTTCCGGAGGCTCGCGAACGCTTCGGCCGGGATTACGGCGTGGCGATCTACGAGGACCACGAGGAACTCTATTCGGTCGCGGACGCGATCATCGTCACCACGCCCAACAAGTTCCACGAGGAATACGCCGTCTCCGCGCTCGAAGCGGGACTGGACGTCTTGCTCGAAAAACCCCTCGCACACTCCGTCGAGAGCGCAGAGCGGATCGCGGCGGCCGCCCAGTCCTCCGAGGGGTTCTGTATGGTCGGCTTCCACAATCGCTATCTCCCCTCCATCGAGGTGTTGACGACCGAACGCGACCGGGGACGGTTCGGCGACCTCTCGCATGTCGAAGCCAACTACATCCGCAGGCGCGGGATCCCCGGGCGCGGCTCGTGGTTCACCTCCCGGGAGATCGCCGGTGGCGGCGCGCTGATCGACATCGGCGTCCACGCGCTGGACCTCGCGCTGTACGTGCTGGATTTCCCTGAAATCGCGGAGGTTTCGGGCGTTGCACGCTCGGAGTTCGGTACCCGTGAGGACTACACCTACCTCCAGATGTGGGGCGACGACGCGGGCCACGAGCGCTTCGACGTCGAGGACTCGGTCAGCGCGTTCATCCGCTGTGTCGACGGTCAGACCATCTCGCTCGAGGTCGCGTGGGCGGCCAACCGTCCGACCGACAACGAGTTCGTCGTCCGTGGTAGCGACGCTGGCGCGCGCTTCGACCGGGCCAGCGGCGACATGACCATCTACGAGACCAGCGCCGACGGCTCGCCACACTTCAACGACACGCAGGTCAAAACCCGCGAGCGAGACGCCCACGCCGCCGAACAGGAGACGTTCCTGCAGGCGGTCGCCGCAGGCGAACCGCCCGAACGGAACACCGTCGAACAGGGGCTGCTCGTCCAGCGAGTGATCGACGCGATCTACCGTTCGAGCGAGAAAGGGCGGACGATCACGTTCGACGAGCGGCCGCTCGTGGCCGAATAA
- a CDS encoding Rho termination factor N-terminal domain-containing protein, giving the protein MNGKEVPKKMSAQNLKVKTRDELYEVAKSQSVEGRSKMTKGELLEALTDEQRLVGPKDVDFDELKSCVERRGEFSDMLEVEEGDVVEVSHLSQATPVVTGVERNDDTIIVTMKTTQGGRHRLIVPLDGGPRARGAHLRRYRGPKDDRWMMNSSTPYFLRIVAPSGDRE; this is encoded by the coding sequence ATGAATGGAAAAGAGGTCCCAAAAAAGATGAGCGCACAAAATCTCAAAGTGAAGACTCGCGATGAATTGTACGAAGTCGCAAAGTCGCAAAGTGTCGAGGGTCGATCGAAGATGACGAAGGGCGAGTTGCTCGAAGCACTGACTGACGAGCAAAGGCTCGTCGGCCCGAAGGATGTCGACTTCGACGAGCTCAAGTCATGTGTCGAGCGACGAGGAGAGTTCAGCGACATGCTGGAGGTAGAGGAAGGCGACGTCGTCGAGGTGAGTCATTTGTCTCAAGCTACGCCAGTAGTCACAGGAGTTGAGCGCAACGATGACACTATCATTGTGACTATGAAGACGACTCAGGGTGGGAGACACAGGCTCATTGTCCCATTGGACGGAGGCCCAAGGGCCAGGGGCGCTCACCTGAGGCGCTATAGAGGCCCCAAGGACGATAGGTGGATGATGAATAGCTCCACCCCATATTTTCTCAGGATTGTCGCCCCCTCGGGCGACAGAGAGTAG